In a single window of the Methanofollis ethanolicus genome:
- a CDS encoding Coenzyme F420 hydrogenase/dehydrogenase, beta subunit C-terminal domain, giving the protein MAEKSYKDLEAEVWETGRCARCGACIAVCPADALSFPENAHGHPVLSSYCKMECDGVPCGACYLACPRVGDGADPAQPLGDYISAVSARATFPVPGKQSGGAVTAILVHALEAGLVDAVVTVSEDRWTRKPQSVVITDREALVAQAGSRYNWWVPLLAALKEAVVVRKYRRVAVVAVPCAAEAVALIRASGFDLHGPYARAIRLLVGLFCTESFDYAALMEGKIRGDLGIEPWEVGRMDVKGYLEVTRVGGGTETVPLADLEGCIPEGCRHCTDFAAVHADISAGAVGSPKGYSTILVRTEAGRGFVAGAVASGLLVVDGEADIAKVEALAKKKLVRGRQE; this is encoded by the coding sequence ATGGCGGAAAAGAGTTACAAGGACCTTGAAGCCGAGGTCTGGGAGACGGGCCGCTGTGCACGCTGCGGTGCCTGCATCGCGGTCTGCCCGGCCGACGCGCTCTCGTTCCCGGAGAATGCGCACGGCCACCCTGTGTTGTCGAGTTACTGCAAGATGGAGTGCGACGGCGTGCCGTGCGGCGCATGCTACCTGGCGTGTCCGCGCGTCGGCGACGGCGCCGACCCGGCACAACCCCTGGGCGACTATATCTCGGCGGTCTCGGCGCGGGCGACCTTCCCGGTGCCGGGCAAACAGAGCGGCGGCGCGGTGACGGCGATTCTGGTCCACGCCCTTGAGGCGGGCCTGGTCGACGCGGTGGTCACGGTCTCCGAGGACCGCTGGACGAGAAAGCCGCAGTCGGTGGTGATCACCGACCGCGAGGCGCTCGTCGCCCAGGCAGGGAGTCGGTACAACTGGTGGGTGCCCCTCCTCGCCGCCCTGAAGGAGGCTGTGGTCGTGCGGAAGTACCGCCGGGTGGCGGTGGTGGCGGTGCCCTGTGCGGCCGAGGCCGTCGCCCTGATACGGGCGAGCGGTTTCGACCTCCACGGCCCGTACGCACGGGCGATCCGCCTGCTTGTCGGCCTCTTCTGCACGGAGAGTTTCGACTACGCGGCGCTGATGGAGGGGAAGATCCGGGGCGACCTCGGGATCGAGCCCTGGGAGGTCGGCCGCATGGACGTGAAGGGGTATCTCGAGGTCACCCGTGTCGGCGGCGGCACGGAGACCGTTCCCCTTGCCGACCTGGAGGGCTGCATCCCGGAGGGGTGCCGGCACTGCACCGACTTTGCCGCGGTCCACGCCGACATCTCGGCCGGTGCTGTCGGGAGTCCGAAGGGCTACTCGACCATCCTCGTCAGGACGGAGGCGGGCCGGGGCTTTGTCGCCGGTGCGGTCGCCTCGGGCCTTCTTGTCGTCGACGGCGAGGCGGACATTGCAAAGGTCGAGGCCCTGGCAAAGAAGAAACTGGTACGGGGCCGGCAGGAGTAG
- a CDS encoding zinc ribbon domain-containing protein, with amino-acid sequence MEEHHGPFCQSCGMPLRTPADPGTEMDGSPSHDYCTYCYQKGAFTDPAITMEEMAAFCAKTMADMDIMPLDKAKTMMDAFLPTLKRWRA; translated from the coding sequence ATGGAAGAGCATCACGGACCATTCTGCCAGAGTTGCGGCATGCCGCTGAGGACTCCAGCAGATCCTGGAACAGAAATGGACGGGTCCCCGTCCCACGACTACTGCACCTACTGCTACCAGAAGGGTGCGTTCACCGACCCGGCGATCACAATGGAGGAGATGGCCGCATTCTGCGCCAAGACAATGGCCGACATGGACATCATGCCCCTCGACAAGGCGAAGACGATGATGGACGCCTTCCTCCCCACCCTCAAACGATGGAGGGCCTGA